In Streptomyces chartreusis NRRL 3882, the following are encoded in one genomic region:
- the mshA gene encoding D-inositol-3-phosphate glycosyltransferase, protein MSQYIGRLGRRSASTPTRLRLHRRPRRVAMLSVHTSPLHQPGTGDAGGMNVYIVELAQRLAAINIEVEIFTRATSAALPPTVELAPGVLVRHVDAGPYEGLNKEDLPAQLCAFTHGVMQAWAGHRPGHYDLVHSHYWLSGHVGWLAAQRWGAPLVHAMHTMAKVKNANLADGDTPEPAARVIGETQIVAAADRLIANTTEEADELVRHYAADTDKVAVVHPGVNLSRFSPGDGRAAARARLGLPGDALIPLFAGRIQPLKAPDVLLRAVAVLLDERPELRSRMLVPVVGGPSGSGLAKPEGLQKLAARLGIADVVRFHPPVGQEQLADWFRAASVLVMPSYSESFGLVAIEAQAAGTPVLAASVGGLPVAVRDGHTGFLVRGHDPADYARVLRDFADDPELSPRLGGQAARHAQSFGWDTAAAATADVYTAAMQAHRRRVRSPHG, encoded by the coding sequence GTGAGCCAGTACATCGGCAGGCTCGGGCGGCGCTCCGCGTCCACGCCCACGCGCCTCCGGCTGCACCGCAGGCCCCGCCGGGTGGCCATGCTCTCCGTGCACACCTCCCCGCTCCACCAGCCGGGCACCGGCGACGCCGGCGGCATGAACGTCTACATCGTGGAGCTCGCGCAGCGCCTCGCCGCGATCAACATCGAGGTCGAGATCTTCACGCGCGCGACCTCGGCCGCCCTCCCGCCGACCGTCGAGCTCGCCCCCGGCGTCCTCGTCCGGCACGTCGACGCCGGGCCCTACGAGGGCCTCAACAAGGAGGACCTCCCCGCCCAGCTGTGCGCCTTCACGCACGGCGTGATGCAGGCCTGGGCCGGCCACCGCCCCGGCCACTACGACCTGGTCCACTCCCACTACTGGCTCTCCGGCCACGTCGGCTGGCTCGCCGCCCAGCGCTGGGGCGCCCCCCTCGTGCACGCCATGCACACCATGGCCAAGGTCAAGAACGCCAACCTGGCCGACGGCGACACCCCCGAACCGGCCGCCCGCGTCATCGGCGAGACCCAGATCGTCGCCGCCGCCGACCGCCTCATCGCCAACACCACAGAAGAGGCCGACGAACTGGTACGGCACTATGCGGCCGACACCGACAAGGTCGCCGTCGTCCACCCGGGCGTGAACCTCAGCCGCTTCTCGCCCGGCGACGGCCGCGCCGCCGCCCGGGCCCGTCTCGGCCTGCCGGGGGACGCGCTGATCCCGCTCTTCGCGGGCCGCATCCAGCCCCTGAAGGCCCCCGACGTGCTGCTGCGAGCCGTCGCCGTCCTCCTCGACGAGCGCCCCGAGCTGCGCTCGCGCATGCTCGTCCCCGTCGTCGGCGGTCCCAGCGGCAGCGGCCTCGCCAAGCCCGAGGGCCTCCAGAAGCTGGCCGCACGCCTCGGCATCGCGGACGTCGTACGGTTCCACCCGCCGGTCGGCCAGGAGCAGCTGGCGGACTGGTTCCGCGCGGCTTCCGTCCTGGTCATGCCCTCCTACAGCGAGTCGTTCGGCCTGGTCGCCATAGAGGCGCAGGCGGCGGGCACCCCGGTGCTGGCGGCATCCGTCGGCGGTCTGCCGGTCGCCGTGCGCGACGGACACACCGGCTTCCTCGTCCGCGGGCACGATCCCGCCGACTACGCGCGTGTGCTGCGCGACTTCGCCGACGATCCGGAGCTGTCGCCCCGGCTCGGCGGGCAGGCCGCCCGCCACGCGCAGTCCTTCGGCTGGGACACCGCGGCCGCCGCCACGGCGGACGTCTACACGGCCGCGATGCAGGCACACCGCCGTCGCGTACGCTCGCCGCATGGGTGA
- a CDS encoding YbjN domain-containing protein, with translation MGETDLEQRAAQVVEGVLKDAGLEWESPQPGTYVAQLPGTRKLKTTVSLIVGRHSLSLNAFVIRHPDENEQGVHRWLLERNLKLYGVSYAVDQHGDVYVTGRLSLSAVTADEIDRLLGQVLQASDGSFNTLLELGFASAIRKEYEWRVSRGESTRNLDAFAHLTQRPDR, from the coding sequence ATGGGTGAAACCGATCTGGAACAGCGAGCGGCACAGGTCGTCGAGGGAGTGCTGAAGGACGCCGGCCTGGAGTGGGAGAGCCCCCAGCCCGGCACCTACGTGGCGCAGCTCCCCGGCACCCGCAAACTCAAGACGACGGTCTCCCTGATCGTCGGCCGCCACTCACTCTCGCTCAACGCCTTCGTCATCCGCCACCCCGACGAGAACGAGCAGGGCGTCCACCGCTGGCTCCTGGAACGCAACCTCAAGCTCTACGGCGTGAGTTACGCCGTCGACCAGCACGGCGACGTCTACGTCACCGGCCGGCTCTCCCTGTCCGCCGTCACCGCCGACGAGATCGACCGCCTGCTCGGCCAGGTCCTTCAGGCCTCCGACGGCAGCTTCAACACCCTCCTGGAACTGGGCTTCGCCTCGGCGATCCGCAAGGAGTACGAGTGGCGGGTGTCGCGCGGGGAGTCGACGCGCAACCTGGACGCGTTCGCCCACCTCACGCAACGCCCCGACCGCTAG
- a CDS encoding helix-turn-helix domain-containing protein has translation MASQSARIVSAWRPAVPGVVEVFHARFTEYAYPMHVHDAWTLLIVDTGAVRYDLDRHEHGTPHDTVSLLPPHVPHNGSPVTPEGFRKRVLYLDRTYLGDELIGAAVDRPDLRDPLLRRRVGQLHGALVRPGEELEAESRLMFVGARLRGHLRGDPVSPRPADPVLARRLRELLDERVVEGVGLREAAGLVGAHPAHLVRAFSAAYGIAPHQYLTSLRVGRARRLLLEGRSPGEVAAETGFYDQSHLTRHFRKLVGVPPGRYRAGRPGSRGVA, from the coding sequence ATGGCCTCCCAGTCCGCCCGGATCGTCTCCGCCTGGCGGCCCGCCGTCCCGGGCGTCGTCGAGGTCTTCCACGCCCGCTTCACGGAGTACGCGTACCCGATGCACGTCCACGACGCCTGGACGCTGCTGATCGTCGACACCGGCGCCGTCCGGTACGACCTCGACCGGCACGAGCACGGCACCCCGCACGACACCGTGTCGCTGCTGCCGCCCCACGTGCCGCACAACGGCTCCCCCGTCACCCCGGAGGGCTTCCGCAAGCGGGTGCTGTATCTCGACCGGACGTATCTCGGGGACGAACTCATCGGGGCCGCCGTCGACCGGCCGGACCTGCGCGATCCGCTGCTGCGGCGGCGCGTCGGGCAGTTGCACGGCGCGCTGGTGCGGCCGGGTGAGGAGCTGGAGGCCGAGAGCAGGCTGATGTTCGTCGGGGCGCGGTTGCGCGGGCACCTCCGGGGGGACCCCGTATCGCCTCGGCCCGCCGATCCCGTTCTCGCGCGGCGGCTGCGGGAATTGCTGGACGAGCGGGTCGTGGAGGGCGTCGGGCTCCGGGAGGCCGCCGGGCTGGTGGGAGCCCATCCCGCCCATCTCGTACGGGCGTTCAGCGCCGCTTACGGCATCGCCCCGCACCAGTACCTCACGTCGCTGCGCGTGGGCCGCGCCCGGCGGCTGCTGCTCGAAGGGCGCTCACCGGGAGAGGTGGCGGCCGAGACCGGGTTCTACGACCAGTCGCACCTCACCCGGCACTTCCGGAAGCTGGTGGGTGTGCCGCCCGGGCGTTACCGGGCGGGACGGCCTGGCAGTCGGGGCGTCGCGTGA
- a CDS encoding DUF2000 domain-containing protein, translated as MNTQPEPAPEPIRFDTKIAVLLRADLEPWQRLNVTSFLVSGLGTQIPEVIGEPYEDADGVPYLPMFRQPVLVFEATKEALTTAHTRALSRSLPRAIFTSDLFSTGNDRDNRAAVRSVPTADLDLVGLAVHGPKNAVDKVVKGARMHP; from the coding sequence ATGAACACGCAACCCGAACCGGCTCCGGAGCCGATCCGCTTCGACACGAAGATCGCCGTACTGCTGCGCGCCGACCTGGAGCCCTGGCAGCGGCTCAACGTGACGTCATTCCTGGTCAGCGGCCTGGGTACGCAGATCCCCGAGGTGATCGGCGAGCCGTACGAGGACGCGGACGGCGTGCCCTACCTGCCGATGTTCCGCCAGCCGGTCCTGGTCTTCGAGGCCACGAAGGAAGCCCTGACCACGGCCCACACCCGCGCCCTGTCCCGCTCCCTGCCCCGCGCGATCTTCACCTCGGACCTGTTCTCCACGGGCAACGACCGCGACAACCGCGCGGCCGTACGGTCGGTGCCGACGGCGGACCTGGATCTGGTCGGCCTCGCGGTCCACGGCCCGAAGAACGCGGTGGACAAGGTGGTGAAGGGAGCGCGCATGCACCCCTGA
- a CDS encoding nuclear transport factor 2 family protein, translated as MSVNSSPVKPASVAESTRAVVQAFLTARLAGDTERLVELFADEVDWVLAENPGVPWIRPRSTAAECAAQFTELMEHTVPEDARASLDAFLVDGTDAVLTGHVSGTVRATGKSFEGPFALRLTVEDGRITRHHLYENSLSIAEACTP; from the coding sequence ATGTCCGTCAACTCCAGCCCGGTGAAGCCGGCTTCCGTCGCCGAGTCCACCCGCGCCGTCGTGCAGGCGTTCCTCACCGCGCGGCTCGCCGGGGACACCGAGCGGCTCGTCGAGCTGTTCGCCGACGAGGTCGACTGGGTGCTCGCCGAGAACCCGGGTGTCCCGTGGATCCGGCCCCGGTCCACCGCCGCCGAATGCGCAGCGCAGTTCACGGAGTTGATGGAGCACACCGTGCCCGAGGACGCCCGGGCCTCCCTCGACGCCTTCCTCGTCGACGGCACCGACGCCGTGCTCACGGGGCACGTGTCGGGGACCGTACGGGCGACGGGGAAGTCGTTCGAAGGGCCGTTCGCGCTGCGCCTCACCGTCGAGGACGGCCGGATCACCCGGCACCACCTGTACGAGAACAGCCTGTCCATCGCCGAGGCCTGCACTCCGTGA
- a CDS encoding DinB family protein, which translates to MVSHEHVSERAAAAATRWTRATVYPDMWVDPDDDPRESEVEVVDERGALLENLRHYRLTLEMKCAGLDAEQMARRSAPPSSMSLLGLVRHLAEEERHFRRVMAGEDAPKLYRTDEDRDGDFNGAVADPAVVAEAWRRWRTEVELTDRYLAGVTDLATPNAGYSDLGAEPGGQVQLRDVLVAQIGEYARHCGHADLLRELIDGRVGQ; encoded by the coding sequence ATGGTCTCGCATGAGCACGTCAGTGAACGAGCGGCAGCAGCGGCGACTCGGTGGACGCGGGCGACCGTCTATCCCGATATGTGGGTGGATCCGGACGACGACCCGCGCGAGAGCGAGGTCGAGGTCGTCGATGAGCGTGGGGCGTTGCTGGAGAACCTGCGGCACTATCGCCTCACCCTGGAGATGAAGTGCGCGGGGCTGGACGCGGAGCAGATGGCCCGGCGGTCCGCGCCGCCGTCCAGCATGTCGCTGCTCGGGCTGGTGCGGCATCTGGCCGAGGAGGAGCGGCACTTCCGGCGGGTGATGGCCGGGGAGGACGCGCCGAAGCTGTACCGCACCGACGAGGACCGGGACGGTGACTTCAACGGCGCGGTCGCGGACCCGGCGGTCGTGGCCGAGGCGTGGCGGCGGTGGCGGACCGAGGTGGAGCTCACCGACCGGTATCTGGCCGGTGTCACCGACCTCGCCACCCCGAACGCCGGGTACTCCGACCTCGGGGCCGAACCCGGTGGGCAGGTCCAGCTCCGCGACGTCCTGGTGGCGCAGATCGGGGAGTACGCGCGGCACTGCGGCCACGCCGACCTGCTGCGCGAGCTGATCGACGGCCGCGTCGGGCAATGA
- a CDS encoding ABC transporter permease, with protein sequence MSTFTSPSTDGKDGTTNRTMNGTMNATKTGPGHGARSATTTEATRRPRLSGMTWLVWHQHRAAFWTIIAATVLCVAWIVYQRGQMMDFLDGYGFPAKNLDDAEREFQPYVDAFHSVTTGLTAIPVILGVLIGAPLLAGDLENGTAKLIAAQSVSRNRWLATKLGLAGLVVTVSTVTLSAVFAWWWSPIKSENTGIDWTSSDFFNTTGPVPVALTLLSVSGGVLIGVVLRRTLVAMVVTLGFTVALQMVWGHFAISLGNIVTVTSKPVSPGTVITFPEVPRTAYLADTSYLTGSGKLVDLNTCADAPAEQGIELCMKKADIVGASMDYIPMSQMSGMQWFGASILFALTAGVVAFLFFWGRKRLV encoded by the coding sequence ATGAGCACCTTCACCAGCCCCTCGACCGACGGCAAGGACGGGACAACGAACCGGACGATGAACGGGACAATGAACGCAACCAAGACCGGACCCGGGCACGGGGCCAGGAGCGCGACCACCACCGAGGCCACCCGGCGCCCCCGCCTCAGCGGTATGACCTGGCTGGTCTGGCACCAGCACCGGGCCGCGTTCTGGACCATCATCGCCGCCACCGTGCTCTGCGTGGCCTGGATCGTCTACCAGCGCGGCCAGATGATGGACTTCCTGGACGGCTACGGCTTTCCTGCCAAGAACCTCGACGATGCGGAGCGGGAATTCCAGCCGTACGTCGACGCGTTCCACTCCGTCACCACCGGTCTCACGGCGATCCCCGTCATACTCGGTGTCCTCATCGGCGCCCCACTGCTCGCGGGCGACCTGGAGAACGGCACGGCCAAGCTGATCGCCGCCCAGTCCGTGAGCCGCAACCGCTGGCTCGCCACGAAGCTGGGGCTGGCCGGGCTGGTGGTCACGGTGAGCACGGTCACGTTGTCGGCTGTGTTCGCCTGGTGGTGGAGCCCCATCAAGTCCGAGAACACCGGCATCGACTGGACCTCCAGTGACTTCTTCAACACCACGGGCCCGGTGCCCGTCGCCCTCACCCTCCTCTCCGTGTCCGGCGGGGTGCTGATCGGTGTGGTGCTGCGCCGCACGCTGGTGGCCATGGTCGTGACCCTCGGTTTCACCGTCGCCCTCCAGATGGTCTGGGGCCACTTCGCGATCTCGCTCGGCAACATCGTCACGGTCACCAGCAAGCCGGTCAGCCCCGGCACCGTGATCACCTTTCCGGAGGTGCCCCGCACCGCGTACCTGGCCGACACCTCGTACCTCACCGGCAGCGGAAAGCTGGTCGACTTGAACACGTGTGCGGATGCGCCGGCGGAGCAGGGGATTGAGCTGTGCATGAAGAAGGCGGACATCGTCGGCGCGTCGATGGATTACATCCCCATGTCGCAGATGAGCGGTATGCAGTGGTTCGGGGCGTCGATTCTGTTCGCCCTGACCGCCGGCGTCGTGGCGTTCCTCTTCTTCTGGGGTCGTAAGCGGCTCGTCTGA
- a CDS encoding ABC transporter ATP-binding protein produces the protein MYAGEPALEAHGLGMRYRRGWALRDCTFRLPAGSICGLVGPNGAGKTTLLNIAAHVLKPTQGSLSLFGEAPGSVESGRRTAFLAQDKPLFRRFTVAETLRLGRELNPGWDQRAAEDIVRAGNVPFDAKIGTLSGGQRTRVAVALAFGKRPDLLLLDEPMSDLDPVVRHELMGTLLAEAGERGTTVLMSTHVLAELDNVCDFLVVVSGGGVRLAGDVDELMTVHAVVTGVREGEGLPAGLGYHTLVESRTSGRQFTALIRPEGPVTGPWEVAAPSMEELLLAYLRSPEAPPLITPTAQVQGQAFGTGTVAA, from the coding sequence ATGTACGCGGGGGAGCCGGCGCTCGAGGCGCACGGACTGGGGATGCGCTACCGGCGGGGCTGGGCGCTGCGGGACTGCACCTTCCGGCTCCCGGCGGGCAGCATCTGCGGGCTGGTCGGCCCCAACGGGGCGGGCAAGACCACGCTGCTGAACATCGCGGCCCATGTCCTGAAGCCGACGCAGGGCTCGCTCAGTCTGTTCGGAGAGGCGCCGGGCTCGGTGGAGTCCGGTCGGCGTACGGCCTTCCTCGCGCAGGACAAGCCGCTGTTCCGTCGCTTCACCGTGGCGGAGACCCTGCGGCTGGGGCGGGAGCTGAACCCCGGCTGGGACCAGCGCGCCGCCGAGGACATCGTCCGCGCGGGCAACGTGCCCTTCGACGCGAAGATCGGCACCCTCTCCGGCGGCCAGCGCACCCGCGTCGCCGTCGCCCTCGCCTTCGGCAAGCGCCCCGACCTGCTACTGCTCGACGAGCCGATGTCGGACCTCGACCCGGTCGTGCGCCACGAACTCATGGGCACCCTCCTCGCCGAGGCCGGTGAGCGCGGCACCACCGTGCTGATGTCCACCCACGTCCTCGCCGAACTGGACAACGTGTGCGACTTCCTCGTCGTCGTCTCCGGCGGCGGAGTGCGCCTCGCCGGTGACGTGGACGAGCTGATGACCGTGCACGCCGTGGTCACCGGGGTCAGGGAGGGCGAGGGTCTGCCCGCCGGCCTCGGGTACCACACCCTCGTCGAGTCCCGGACCAGCGGACGGCAGTTCACCGCGCTCATCCGCCCGGAGGGCCCGGTCACCGGCCCCTGGGAGGTGGCCGCCCCGAGCATGGAGGAACTCCTGCTCGCCTATCTCCGCTCCCCCGAGGCACCACCGCTGATCACCCCCACCGCCCAGGTCCAGGGCCAGGCGTTCGGCACCGGGACGGTGGCGGCATGA
- a CDS encoding GntR family transcriptional regulator yields the protein MVAVEYRIDRRSGVPAFQQIVQQTKQALRLGVLVPGDRLPTAKDVAETSAVNPNTTLKAYRELEREGLVEPRPGQGTFVRRTLGRPETGTDSPLYGELVAWMSKAAGAGLEQEDVAALVASALEKQFAPGTTAVMGATTTRSTGE from the coding sequence GTGGTGGCCGTGGAGTACCGCATCGACAGGCGGAGCGGGGTCCCCGCCTTCCAGCAGATCGTGCAGCAGACCAAGCAGGCCCTGCGGCTGGGCGTACTCGTGCCGGGCGACCGGCTGCCCACCGCCAAGGACGTCGCCGAGACGAGCGCGGTCAACCCGAACACCACCCTCAAGGCGTACCGCGAGCTGGAGCGCGAGGGACTGGTCGAACCGCGACCGGGCCAGGGCACCTTCGTACGCCGCACGCTGGGCCGGCCCGAGACGGGCACCGACTCGCCGCTGTACGGGGAGCTGGTGGCGTGGATGTCGAAGGCGGCCGGGGCCGGTCTGGAGCAGGAGGACGTGGCCGCACTGGTCGCGTCGGCGCTGGAGAAGCAGTTCGCCCCGGGGACCACGGCGGTCATGGGGGCCACGACAACCAGGAGCACAGGTGAGTGA
- a CDS encoding phosphoglyceromutase, producing the protein MADAPYKLILLRHGESEWNEKNLFTGWVDVNLTAKGEKEATRGGELLKDAGLLPDVVHTSLQKRAIRTAQLALESADRLWIPVHRSWRLNERHYGALQGKDKAQTLAEFGEEQFMLWRRSYDTPPPALDRDAEYSQFSDPRYATLPPELRPQTECLKDVVNRMLPYWFDSIVPDLLTGRTVLVAAHGNSLRALVKHLDGISDADIAGLNIPTGIPLSYELDADFKPVNPGGTYLDPEAAAAAIEAVKNQGKKK; encoded by the coding sequence ATGGCCGACGCACCGTACAAGCTGATCCTCCTCCGCCACGGCGAGAGCGAGTGGAACGAGAAGAACCTGTTCACCGGCTGGGTGGACGTCAACCTGACCGCGAAGGGCGAGAAGGAGGCGACGCGCGGCGGCGAGCTGCTGAAGGACGCCGGCCTGCTCCCCGACGTCGTGCACACGTCGCTCCAGAAGCGCGCCATCCGCACCGCGCAGCTCGCCCTGGAGTCCGCCGACCGCCTCTGGATCCCGGTCCACCGCAGCTGGCGCCTGAACGAGCGCCACTACGGCGCCCTCCAGGGCAAGGACAAGGCCCAGACGCTCGCCGAGTTCGGCGAGGAGCAGTTCATGCTGTGGCGCCGCTCCTACGACACCCCGCCGCCGGCGCTGGACCGTGACGCCGAGTACTCCCAGTTCTCCGACCCGCGCTACGCGACCCTCCCGCCGGAGCTGCGCCCGCAGACGGAGTGCCTCAAGGACGTCGTCAACCGCATGCTCCCGTACTGGTTCGACTCGATCGTCCCCGACCTGCTGACCGGCCGCACGGTCCTGGTCGCCGCCCACGGCAACAGCCTGCGCGCCCTGGTCAAGCACCTGGACGGCATCTCCGACGCGGACATCGCGGGCCTCAACATCCCGACGGGCATCCCGCTGTCCTACGAACTCGACGCGGACTTCAAGCCGGTGAACCCGGGCGGGACGTACCTCGACCCGGAGGCGGCCGCGGCGGCCATCGAGGCGGTCAAGAACCAGGGCAAGAAGAAGTAA
- a CDS encoding MFS transporter, producing the protein MSSMPYAVRAGRAVRETVSGMPREFWWLWTSTLVNRLGAFVATFMALYLTLDRGYSATYAGLVAALHGLGGVISSLGGGVMTDRLGRRPTLLIAQASTALSVALLGFVRDPVAIAGVAFLVGMASNASRPAVQAMMADIVRPEDRIRAFSLNYWAINLGFAISSMAAGFIAEVSYLAGFLIEAGMTMVCAIVVFLKLPESRPAETVKTPADTAKTPAASDGSVSLRTVLRDRRFMSVVGLSFLVAVIFQQGSVGLPVAMGEAGFTPAEYGMAIAVNGVLIVVLQIPVTRFIEHRDPRRLLIVSSVLAGYGFGLTAFAGSVGVIALTVCVWTLAEIVNAPTQTGLVVRLSPLHGRGRYQGMYTMSWSVAALVAPLMSGFVIDRFGAEWLWGMCAVVGTLAGLGYGALMRRLPEEEQPVEPDPAAPAEPAAPAESAGPAAGALRAP; encoded by the coding sequence ATGTCGTCCATGCCGTACGCCGTGCGGGCCGGACGTGCCGTCCGGGAGACCGTCTCCGGCATGCCCCGCGAGTTCTGGTGGCTGTGGACCAGCACCCTCGTCAACCGGCTCGGCGCCTTCGTCGCGACGTTCATGGCGCTGTACCTGACGCTCGACCGCGGCTACTCCGCCACCTACGCCGGTCTGGTCGCCGCCCTGCACGGGCTCGGCGGGGTGATCTCCTCACTGGGCGGCGGCGTGATGACCGACCGGCTGGGGCGGCGGCCGACACTGCTGATCGCGCAGGCCTCGACCGCCCTGTCCGTCGCGCTGCTGGGATTCGTGCGCGATCCGGTCGCGATCGCCGGCGTCGCGTTCCTCGTCGGCATGGCCAGCAACGCGTCCCGGCCCGCGGTGCAGGCGATGATGGCGGACATCGTCCGGCCCGAGGACCGTATCCGCGCCTTCTCCCTCAACTACTGGGCCATCAACCTCGGCTTCGCCATCTCCTCCATGGCCGCCGGGTTCATCGCCGAGGTGAGCTATCTCGCCGGGTTCCTGATCGAGGCGGGGATGACGATGGTCTGCGCGATCGTCGTCTTCCTGAAGCTGCCGGAGTCCAGGCCCGCCGAGACGGTGAAGACGCCCGCCGATACGGCGAAGACGCCCGCCGCCTCCGACGGCTCCGTCAGCCTCCGGACCGTACTGCGCGACCGGCGCTTCATGAGCGTCGTCGGGCTGTCCTTCCTCGTCGCGGTGATCTTCCAGCAGGGGTCGGTGGGCCTGCCGGTGGCGATGGGCGAGGCCGGGTTCACGCCCGCCGAGTACGGCATGGCGATCGCCGTGAACGGCGTCCTGATCGTCGTACTCCAGATCCCGGTCACCCGGTTCATCGAGCACCGCGACCCCCGCCGCCTGCTCATCGTCTCGTCCGTCCTCGCGGGGTACGGCTTCGGACTCACCGCCTTCGCCGGGTCGGTCGGCGTCATCGCCCTCACGGTGTGCGTGTGGACGCTGGCCGAGATCGTCAACGCCCCCACGCAGACCGGCCTGGTCGTCCGGCTCTCCCCGCTCCACGGGCGCGGGCGCTACCAGGGGATGTACACCATGTCCTGGTCCGTCGCCGCGCTCGTCGCCCCGCTGATGTCCGGGTTCGTCATCGACCGGTTCGGGGCGGAGTGGCTGTGGGGAATGTGCGCGGTGGTGGGGACCCTGGCCGGGCTGGGGTACGGGGCGTTGATGAGGCGGCTGCCGGAGGAGGAGCAGCCGGTCGAACCCGATCCGGCTGCTCCCGCTGAGCCGGCTGCTCCCGCTGAGTCGGCCGGGCCTGCTGCCGGGGCCCTCAGAGCTCCCTGA
- a CDS encoding SCO4226 family nickel-binding protein yields the protein MAKFMDVHHSMKGITEEQLREAHNADLAIEGDEKVHFERAWADPESGLVYCLSEAPSAEAVQRIHERAGHKADEIHPVPLTVQ from the coding sequence ATGGCCAAGTTCATGGATGTCCACCACAGCATGAAGGGCATCACGGAAGAGCAACTGCGCGAGGCCCACAACGCGGACCTCGCCATAGAAGGGGACGAGAAGGTGCACTTCGAGAGGGCCTGGGCGGACCCGGAGTCCGGCTTGGTGTACTGCCTCTCCGAAGCGCCCTCCGCGGAAGCGGTCCAGCGCATCCACGAACGCGCGGGACACAAGGCCGACGAGATCCACCCGGTGCCGTTGACCGTCCAGTGA
- the phoU gene encoding phosphate signaling complex protein PhoU encodes MRDAYHEELDSIGDGLVEMARLVGSAIGRATTAMLDSDLKLAENVIEADQKVDELQHDLEARAIALLARQQPVATDLRIVVTSLRMSADLERSGDLAQHVAKLARLRYPDRAVPSDLHATILEMGQLAQRLMAKAAEVIITKDVDLALQLEQDDDEMDLLHRTLFQHLMDDRWKHGIETAVDVTLLGRYYERFADHAVSVAKRVVYLVTGEHADELQTDGQPEIQAVTGAESA; translated from the coding sequence ATGCGGGACGCGTACCACGAGGAACTGGACTCGATCGGCGACGGTCTGGTGGAGATGGCCCGGCTGGTCGGCTCGGCGATCGGGCGCGCCACCACCGCCATGCTCGACTCCGACCTGAAGCTGGCCGAGAACGTCATCGAGGCCGACCAGAAGGTCGACGAGCTCCAGCACGACCTGGAGGCCCGGGCCATAGCCCTGCTGGCGCGGCAGCAGCCGGTGGCGACGGACCTGCGCATCGTCGTCACGTCGCTGCGCATGTCGGCCGACCTGGAGCGGTCGGGCGACCTCGCCCAGCACGTGGCGAAGCTCGCGCGCCTGCGCTACCCGGACCGCGCGGTCCCGAGCGACCTGCACGCCACCATCCTGGAGATGGGCCAGCTCGCCCAGCGCCTGATGGCCAAGGCCGCCGAGGTGATCATCACCAAGGACGTCGACCTGGCGCTCCAGCTGGAGCAGGACGACGACGAGATGGACCTGCTGCACCGCACCCTCTTCCAGCACCTGATGGACGACCGCTGGAAGCACGGCATCGAGACGGCCGTGGACGTGACGCTGCTCGGCCGCTACTACGAGCGGTTCGCCGACCACGCGGTCTCGGTCGCCAAGCGGGTGGTGTACCTGGTGACGGGTGAGCACGCGGACGAGCTCCAGACGGACGGGCAGCCGGAGATCCAGGCGGTGACGGGGGCGGAGAGCGCCTGA